A single region of the Cucumis melo cultivar AY chromosome 3, USDA_Cmelo_AY_1.0, whole genome shotgun sequence genome encodes:
- the LOC103488578 gene encoding endoribonuclease Dicer homolog 3a isoform X3, producing the protein MHEPEQENRDGARKRRFCDLEPSVASDQSNFNMAEGFIPRRYQMEVFEVGMRRNTIAVLETGSGKTMIAVMLIKEIGKAMKSSGDKKLIIFLAPTVHLVHQQFNVIKDHTDFEVAEYYGAMGVDDWNMNCWEKETSERDVLVMTPQILLDALRKAYFRLGTVCLMIIDECHRATGNHPYTKIMKEFYHKSDNKPKIFGMTASPVIRKGVSSSFDCECQIADLESILDSQVYAIEDKKEVEIYVPSAKEICIFYEPAKPQTTELRAKIEALWFKFDASLSNSQEAMQGHYKDVDSKLKALKKRLSSDHLKITYCLDELGIMCAYEAIKVLFENISVPNEESDVYRESFLQYKHFLEEALLVIGESLSLGNENIPNLGFDLWKAVDLGYISPKLFELLQLFESFGVSRQLLCLIFVERIIAANVIKRIVKKVENLSHFTVSYVTGCNASVGALAPKVQKETLELFCHGKLNLLFSTDVVEEGLHVPNCSFVVRFDLPKTVRSYVQSRGRARQNNSQYILLLERGNLKQRALLFDVIRSDRSMTDAAMSRDSDACVLKPFSLVETDCYIVEATGASVTADSSVGLIYQYCKKLPGDKYFSPKPIFQLSYGEGSYECQLTLPPTAAFQTIVGPSTRNSNLSKQLVCLEACKKLHKMGALNDHLLPSVEEISESDMGLKSNASMSRAGSTKRKELHGRTAIRALSGTWGEQDEGATFQAYKFDFSCSVIYEIYSGFVLLIESKLDDDVSNFELELYLLSKMVKASVSFGGEVHLDAEQITKAKCFQELFFNALFGRLFIGSKTTGKKRDFLLQKDTNSLWISSNMYLLLPVDLPDDSTHDLWKIHWRAIDSCVSVVEFLKKNSSLDAERNCGAGAISDSWPSRNNSAETGSNAANVIHFANCVLDVHSLKDRVVLAIHTGRIYSIVEVVSNTSAESPFDGNSDKGPPDYITFADYFNKRYGISLSFPKQPLLRLKQSHNPHNLLVNFKDEGNTSDKLPSGPAFKKPQMHVHMPPELVLSMDVPKGVLKSSYLLPSLMHRFESLMLASQLRKEINYHSNSLSISSSLILEALTTLGSCENFSLERLELLGDSVLKYAVSCHLFLKFPEKHEGQLSSRRQQVICNATLHALGTKCGLQGYIRDSAFDPRRWVAPGQCTNRPVPCKCGVDTVEVPLDDKFCTEDPKVVLGKCCDKGHRWVVSKTIADCAEALIGAYFVDGGIIAALHVMKWLGIDVDLDVALVVDAITSASLRSCPLGDTEIATLESKIGYDFAVKGLLLEAITHTSDQEIGVNYCYQRLEFLGDSVLDLLITWHYYQKYLDIDPGELTDLRSASVNNENFAQVAVRRNLQHHLQHCSGLLMSQITEYVKYLSESHDTGKPLHGNKGPKVLGDMVESIAGAILIDTKLNLDEVWKIYKPLLTPFVTPDKLELPPLRELIELCDSLGYFIKDKCTRKGETFHAELRLQLQDALLIGEGYERTRKASRGEAAHRLLVQLETRGISYSRSASKKRKQNPSHDEAAMVLPSSVNCSTEACDPNVETPVIGPINLKKGGPRSTLFELCKKLQWPMPTFNTVENKSRVQIEFGEGLEKRKGFNSFLSNITLQIPNAGYVECEGEARADKKSSFDSASLVMLQELQQQGRVIINDS; encoded by the exons GTACTCGTTATGACCCCCCAAATTCTTCTTGATGCACTGAGGAAGGCATATTTTAGACTGGGAACCGTATGCTTGATGATCATTGATGAATGCCATCGTGCTACTGGTAATCACCCTTATACGAAAATCATGAAG GAATTTTATCACAAATCTGACAACAAACCAAAGATTTTTGGAATGACTGCCTCACCTGTTATTAGAAAAG GTGTTTCCTCTTCCTTCGATTGTGAATGCCAAATAGCAGACCTCGAAAGTATCTTAGATTCTCAG GTTTATGctattgaagataagaaagaagTGGAAATATATGTTCCTTCCGCAAAGGAAATTTGCATATTTTATGAACCAGCTAAGCCTCAAACTACGGAGTTGAGGGCAAAGATAGAAGCTCTGTGGTTCAAG TTTGATGCATCATTGTCAAACTCACAAGAGGCAATGCAAGGTCACTATAAAGATGTAGACAGTAAGCTTAAGGCACTGAAAAAACGACTGTCTAGTGATCATTTAAAGATCACTTATTGCCTTGATGAACTTGGTATTATGTGTGCTTATGAG GCGATTaaagttttatttgagaatATCAGTGTTCCGAATGAGGAATCTGATGTTTATAGAGAAAGTTTTTTGCAATATAAACATTTTCTTGAGGAAGCATTACTAGTAATTGGGGAATCACTTTCACTTG GCAATGAAAATATACCAAATTTGGGTTTTGACTTATGGAAAGCTGTAGACTTGGGCTACATTTCTCCCAAATTGTTTGAACTTCTCCAACTCTTTGAATCATTTGG AGTATCTAGGCAGTTGCTCTGTCTCATATTTGTTGAAAGAATAATTGCTGCTAATGTTATCAAAAGAATCGTGAAAAAGGTAGAAAATTTATCGCATTTTACGGTTTCATATGTGACGGGCTGTAATGCATCAGTTGGTGCACTTGCACCGAAAGTCCAGAAGGAGACACTGGAGTTGTTTTGTCATGGCAAG CTCAATCTATTATTTTCCACTGATGTAGTTGAGGAGGGACTTCATGTACCAAATTGCTCATTTGTTGTACGGTTTGACCTTCCTAAGACTGTTCGCAGTTATGTACAATCTCGAGGTCGTGCTCGACAGAACAACTCCCAATATATTTTGTTGCTGGAGAG GGGAAATCTGAAGCAAAGAGCCTTGCTATTTGATGTCATAAGAAGTGACCGATCAATGACTGATGCAGCTATGAGTAGAGACTCTGATGCATGCGTTTTGAAACCTTTCTCACTTGTGGAGACAGATTGTTACATTGTGGAGGCAACTGGGGCATCGGTTACTGCAGATTCTAGTGTTGGTCTCATATATCAATACTGTAAAAAGCTCCCTGGTGATAA ATATTTCAGTCCAAAACCAATCTTTCAACTCTCATATGGTGAAGGATCCTACGAGTGTCAGCTAACTTTACCTCCTACAGCAGCTTTTCAAACCATAGTTGGTCCTTCAACTAGGAATTCTAATTTGTCCAAGCAGCTTGTATGCCTGGAGGCTTGTAAGAAGCTACATAAAATGGGTGCACTTAATGACCATCTTCTCCCCTCTGTTGAAGAGATATCAGAATCTGACATGGGTCTGAAAAGCAATGCATCCATGTCTAGAGCAG GATCAACAAAAAGAAAGGAACTGCATGGAAGAACTGCGATCAGAGCTTTATCTGGGACTTGGGGAGAACAAGATGAAGGGGCCACTTTTCAGGCTTATAAATTTGACTTCTCCTGTAGTGTTATATATGAGATTTATTCTGGATTTGTGCTTCTGATAGAATCAAAACTTGATGATGATGTGAGCAATTTTGAACTTGAACTTTATTTACTCTCAAAGATGGTTAAAGCTTCTGTGTCCTTTGGCGGGGAGGTTCATTTGGATGCTGAACAG ATAACGAAAGCAAAGTGCTTTCAGGAGCTTTTCTTCAATGCACTGTTTGGGAGACTGTTTATTGGGTCAAAAACAAcaggaaaaaagagggattttTTACTTCAGAAAGATACAAATTCTCTTTGGATTTCATCAAACATGTATCTGCTTCTACCAGTGGATTTACCGGATGATTCAACTCATGATTTATGGAAAATACATTGGAGAGCAATCGATTCCTGTGTTTCTGTGGTTGagtttttgaagaaaaattcaTCTTTGGATGCTGAAAGAAATTGTGGTGCTGGTGCCATATCAGATTCATGGCCTTCTAGAAATAACTCTGCTGAAACTGGAAGCAACGCTGCAAATGTAATTCACTTTGCAAACTGTGTTCTAGATGTTCATTCTTTAAAGGACAGGGTAGTTTTGGCTATTCATACTGGAAGAATCTACTCAATTGTTGAAGTTGTGAGTAATACATCTGCTGAGAGCCCTTTTGATGGGAATAGTGACAAAGGACCACCTGACTACATTACCTTTGCGGACTACTTCAACAAAAG GTACGGGATTTCGTTGAGTTTTCCAAAACAACCCCTATTGCGTTTAAAGCAAAGTCATAATCCTCACAATCTACTTGTCAACTTTAAGGATGAAG GTAATACTAGTGATAAGTTGCCATCTGGCCCTGCATTCAAAAAGCCACAAATGCATGTCCATATGCCTCCTGAACTTGTGCTTAGCATGGATGTCCCAAAAGGGGTTTTGAAGTCTTCATACTTGCTACCATCTTTGATGCACCGTTTTGAATCTTTGATGTTAGCCAGCCAACTTAGGAAGGAGATTAATTATCATTCGAACAGTCTCAGTATATCAAGCTCTTTG ATTTTGGAAGCACTTACGACCCTTGGAAGTTGTGAGAATTTTTCCTTAGAGAGGTTGGAATTGCTTGGTGATTCAGTGTTGAAGTATGCTGTGAGCTGCCACCTCTTTCTCAAATTCCCTGAAAAACATGAAGGGCAGTTGTCGTCTAGGCGCCAACAGGTTATCTGTAATGCAACCTTACATGCTTTGGGAACAAAGTGCGGGTTACAG GGATACATACGTGATTCTGCATTCGATCCACGTCGGTGGGTGGCACCAGGGCAATGTACTAATCGTCCTGTTCCTTGTAAATGTGGAGTGGATACAGTAGAAGTTCCTTTGGATGACAAGTTCTGCACTGAAGATCCAAAAGTTGTTTTGGGAAAGTGCTGTGATAAGGGACACAGGTGGGTGGTTTCAAAAACTATAGCCGACTGTGCTGAAGCTCTCATAGGGGCTTATTTTGTTGATGGTGGAATCATTGCCGCACTCCATGTGATGAAGTGGCTTGGAATTGATGTTGACCTTGATGTTGCATTAGTTGTTGATGCAATTACTTCTGCATCTCTGAGATCCTGCCCTTTGGGAGATACTGAGATTGCAACCTTAGAGTCAAAAATTGGATATGATTTTGCTGTCAAAGGATTATTGCTGGAGGCTATAACACACACATCTGATCAAGAAATTGGTGTTAATTACTGTTACCAG AGACTAGAGTTTCTTGGTGACTCAGTGTTAGACTTGCTCATTACATGGCATTATTATCAGAAGTACTTAGATATTGACCCAGGGGAGTTGACTGATTTGCGCTCTGCTTCTGTTAATAATGAAAATTTTGCTCAAGTGGCTGTGAGGCGGAATCTTCAGCATCATCTTCAACATTGTTCTGGGCTTCTGATGAGTCAAATTACTGAATATGTGAAGTATTTGTCCGAGTCTCATGATACTGGAAAGCCACTGCATGGTAATAAAGGCCCCAAG GTTCTTGGTGATATGGTGGAAAGTATTGCAGGTGCCATACTGATTGACACAAAGCTTAATCTAGACGAAGTGTGGAAAATATATAAGCCACTTCTGACTCCATTTGTGACCCCTGATAAACTTGAGCTTCCACCGCTGCGAGAACTAATTGAATTATGTGATTCTCTTGGGTATTTCATCAAAGATAAATGTACTAGGAAGGGGGAAACTTTTCATGCAGAACTTAGATTACAGTTGCAAGATGCCCTATTGATAGGTGAAGGATATGAACGAACTAGAAAAGCTTCCAGAGGGGAAGCTGCTCATCGCTTGTTAGTTCAACTTGAG ACTAGAGGAATTTCTTACTCTCGTTCTGCCTCTaagaagagaaaacaaaatccTAGTCACGATG AGGCTGCTATGGTTCTTCCTTCATCTGTCAACTGTTCTACAGAAGCCTGTGATCCCAACGTGGAGACCCCTG TTATTGGACCGATCAACTTAAAGAAAGGAGGACCACGGAGTACTCTGTTTGAACTATGCAAGAAACTGCAGTGGCCAATGCCAACTTTCAATACGGTAGAAAATAAATCAAG GGTCCAAATCGAATTTGGCGAAGGcttagagaaaagaaaagggtttAACAGTTTTTTGTCAAATATTACTTTGCAAATACCAAATGCTGGCTATGTTGAATGTGAAGGTGAAGCTCGAGCTGATAAGAAGAGCTCGTTTGACTCGGCGTCTCTTGTCATGCTTCAGGAACTTCAACAACAAGGACGAGTCATTATTAACGACTCATGA
- the LOC103488578 gene encoding endoribonuclease Dicer homolog 3a isoform X4 has product MNAIVLLEFYHKSDNKPKIFGMTASPVIRKGVSSSFDCECQIADLESILDSQVYAIEDKKEVEIYVPSAKEICIFYEPAKPQTTELRAKIEALWFKFDASLSNSQEAMQGHYKDVDSKLKALKKRLSSDHLKITYCLDELGIMCAYEAIKVLFENISVPNEESDVYRESFLQYKHFLEEALLVIGESLSLGNENIPNLGFDLWKAVDLGYISPKLFELLQLFESFGVSRQLLCLIFVERIIAANVIKRIVKKVENLSHFTVSYVTGCNASVGALAPKVQKETLELFCHGKLNLLFSTDVVEEGLHVPNCSFVVRFDLPKTVRSYVQSRGRARQNNSQYILLLERGNLKQRALLFDVIRSDRSMTDAAMSRDSDACVLKPFSLVETDCYIVEATGASVTADSSVGLIYQYCKKLPGDKYFSPKPIFQLSYGEGSYECQLTLPPTAAFQTIVGPSTRNSNLSKQLVCLEACKKLHKMGALNDHLLPSVEEISESDMGLKSNASMSRAGSTKRKELHGRTAIRALSGTWGEQDEGATFQAYKFDFSCSVIYEIYSGFVLLIESKLDDDVSNFELELYLLSKMVKASVSFGGEVHLDAEQITKAKCFQELFFNALFGRLFIGSKTTGKKRDFLLQKDTNSLWISSNMYLLLPVDLPDDSTHDLWKIHWRAIDSCVSVVEFLKKNSSLDAERNCGAGAISDSWPSRNNSAETGSNAANVIHFANCVLDVHSLKDRVVLAIHTGRIYSIVEVVSNTSAESPFDGNSDKGPPDYITFADYFNKRYGISLSFPKQPLLRLKQSHNPHNLLVNFKDEGNTSDKLPSGPAFKKPQMHVHMPPELVLSMDVPKGVLKSSYLLPSLMHRFESLMLASQLRKEINYHSNSLSISSSLILEALTTLGSCENFSLERLELLGDSVLKYAVSCHLFLKFPEKHEGQLSSRRQQVICNATLHALGTKCGLQGYIRDSAFDPRRWVAPGQCTNRPVPCKCGVDTVEVPLDDKFCTEDPKVVLGKCCDKGHRWVVSKTIADCAEALIGAYFVDGGIIAALHVMKWLGIDVDLDVALVVDAITSASLRSCPLGDTEIATLESKIGYDFAVKGLLLEAITHTSDQEIGVNYCYQRLEFLGDSVLDLLITWHYYQKYLDIDPGELTDLRSASVNNENFAQVAVRRNLQHHLQHCSGLLMSQITEYVKYLSESHDTGKPLHGNKGPKVLGDMVESIAGAILIDTKLNLDEVWKIYKPLLTPFVTPDKLELPPLRELIELCDSLGYFIKDKCTRKGETFHAELRLQLQDALLIGEGYERTRKASRGEAAHRLLVQLETRGISYSRSASKKRKQNPSHDEAAMVLPSSVNCSTEACDPNVETPVIGPINLKKGGPRSTLFELCKKLQWPMPTFNTVENKSRVQIEFGEGLEKRKGFNSFLSNITLQIPNAGYVECEGEARADKKSSFDSASLVMLQELQQQGRVIINDS; this is encoded by the exons ATGAATGCCATCGTGCTACTG GAATTTTATCACAAATCTGACAACAAACCAAAGATTTTTGGAATGACTGCCTCACCTGTTATTAGAAAAG GTGTTTCCTCTTCCTTCGATTGTGAATGCCAAATAGCAGACCTCGAAAGTATCTTAGATTCTCAG GTTTATGctattgaagataagaaagaagTGGAAATATATGTTCCTTCCGCAAAGGAAATTTGCATATTTTATGAACCAGCTAAGCCTCAAACTACGGAGTTGAGGGCAAAGATAGAAGCTCTGTGGTTCAAG TTTGATGCATCATTGTCAAACTCACAAGAGGCAATGCAAGGTCACTATAAAGATGTAGACAGTAAGCTTAAGGCACTGAAAAAACGACTGTCTAGTGATCATTTAAAGATCACTTATTGCCTTGATGAACTTGGTATTATGTGTGCTTATGAG GCGATTaaagttttatttgagaatATCAGTGTTCCGAATGAGGAATCTGATGTTTATAGAGAAAGTTTTTTGCAATATAAACATTTTCTTGAGGAAGCATTACTAGTAATTGGGGAATCACTTTCACTTG GCAATGAAAATATACCAAATTTGGGTTTTGACTTATGGAAAGCTGTAGACTTGGGCTACATTTCTCCCAAATTGTTTGAACTTCTCCAACTCTTTGAATCATTTGG AGTATCTAGGCAGTTGCTCTGTCTCATATTTGTTGAAAGAATAATTGCTGCTAATGTTATCAAAAGAATCGTGAAAAAGGTAGAAAATTTATCGCATTTTACGGTTTCATATGTGACGGGCTGTAATGCATCAGTTGGTGCACTTGCACCGAAAGTCCAGAAGGAGACACTGGAGTTGTTTTGTCATGGCAAG CTCAATCTATTATTTTCCACTGATGTAGTTGAGGAGGGACTTCATGTACCAAATTGCTCATTTGTTGTACGGTTTGACCTTCCTAAGACTGTTCGCAGTTATGTACAATCTCGAGGTCGTGCTCGACAGAACAACTCCCAATATATTTTGTTGCTGGAGAG GGGAAATCTGAAGCAAAGAGCCTTGCTATTTGATGTCATAAGAAGTGACCGATCAATGACTGATGCAGCTATGAGTAGAGACTCTGATGCATGCGTTTTGAAACCTTTCTCACTTGTGGAGACAGATTGTTACATTGTGGAGGCAACTGGGGCATCGGTTACTGCAGATTCTAGTGTTGGTCTCATATATCAATACTGTAAAAAGCTCCCTGGTGATAA ATATTTCAGTCCAAAACCAATCTTTCAACTCTCATATGGTGAAGGATCCTACGAGTGTCAGCTAACTTTACCTCCTACAGCAGCTTTTCAAACCATAGTTGGTCCTTCAACTAGGAATTCTAATTTGTCCAAGCAGCTTGTATGCCTGGAGGCTTGTAAGAAGCTACATAAAATGGGTGCACTTAATGACCATCTTCTCCCCTCTGTTGAAGAGATATCAGAATCTGACATGGGTCTGAAAAGCAATGCATCCATGTCTAGAGCAG GATCAACAAAAAGAAAGGAACTGCATGGAAGAACTGCGATCAGAGCTTTATCTGGGACTTGGGGAGAACAAGATGAAGGGGCCACTTTTCAGGCTTATAAATTTGACTTCTCCTGTAGTGTTATATATGAGATTTATTCTGGATTTGTGCTTCTGATAGAATCAAAACTTGATGATGATGTGAGCAATTTTGAACTTGAACTTTATTTACTCTCAAAGATGGTTAAAGCTTCTGTGTCCTTTGGCGGGGAGGTTCATTTGGATGCTGAACAG ATAACGAAAGCAAAGTGCTTTCAGGAGCTTTTCTTCAATGCACTGTTTGGGAGACTGTTTATTGGGTCAAAAACAAcaggaaaaaagagggattttTTACTTCAGAAAGATACAAATTCTCTTTGGATTTCATCAAACATGTATCTGCTTCTACCAGTGGATTTACCGGATGATTCAACTCATGATTTATGGAAAATACATTGGAGAGCAATCGATTCCTGTGTTTCTGTGGTTGagtttttgaagaaaaattcaTCTTTGGATGCTGAAAGAAATTGTGGTGCTGGTGCCATATCAGATTCATGGCCTTCTAGAAATAACTCTGCTGAAACTGGAAGCAACGCTGCAAATGTAATTCACTTTGCAAACTGTGTTCTAGATGTTCATTCTTTAAAGGACAGGGTAGTTTTGGCTATTCATACTGGAAGAATCTACTCAATTGTTGAAGTTGTGAGTAATACATCTGCTGAGAGCCCTTTTGATGGGAATAGTGACAAAGGACCACCTGACTACATTACCTTTGCGGACTACTTCAACAAAAG GTACGGGATTTCGTTGAGTTTTCCAAAACAACCCCTATTGCGTTTAAAGCAAAGTCATAATCCTCACAATCTACTTGTCAACTTTAAGGATGAAG GTAATACTAGTGATAAGTTGCCATCTGGCCCTGCATTCAAAAAGCCACAAATGCATGTCCATATGCCTCCTGAACTTGTGCTTAGCATGGATGTCCCAAAAGGGGTTTTGAAGTCTTCATACTTGCTACCATCTTTGATGCACCGTTTTGAATCTTTGATGTTAGCCAGCCAACTTAGGAAGGAGATTAATTATCATTCGAACAGTCTCAGTATATCAAGCTCTTTG ATTTTGGAAGCACTTACGACCCTTGGAAGTTGTGAGAATTTTTCCTTAGAGAGGTTGGAATTGCTTGGTGATTCAGTGTTGAAGTATGCTGTGAGCTGCCACCTCTTTCTCAAATTCCCTGAAAAACATGAAGGGCAGTTGTCGTCTAGGCGCCAACAGGTTATCTGTAATGCAACCTTACATGCTTTGGGAACAAAGTGCGGGTTACAG GGATACATACGTGATTCTGCATTCGATCCACGTCGGTGGGTGGCACCAGGGCAATGTACTAATCGTCCTGTTCCTTGTAAATGTGGAGTGGATACAGTAGAAGTTCCTTTGGATGACAAGTTCTGCACTGAAGATCCAAAAGTTGTTTTGGGAAAGTGCTGTGATAAGGGACACAGGTGGGTGGTTTCAAAAACTATAGCCGACTGTGCTGAAGCTCTCATAGGGGCTTATTTTGTTGATGGTGGAATCATTGCCGCACTCCATGTGATGAAGTGGCTTGGAATTGATGTTGACCTTGATGTTGCATTAGTTGTTGATGCAATTACTTCTGCATCTCTGAGATCCTGCCCTTTGGGAGATACTGAGATTGCAACCTTAGAGTCAAAAATTGGATATGATTTTGCTGTCAAAGGATTATTGCTGGAGGCTATAACACACACATCTGATCAAGAAATTGGTGTTAATTACTGTTACCAG AGACTAGAGTTTCTTGGTGACTCAGTGTTAGACTTGCTCATTACATGGCATTATTATCAGAAGTACTTAGATATTGACCCAGGGGAGTTGACTGATTTGCGCTCTGCTTCTGTTAATAATGAAAATTTTGCTCAAGTGGCTGTGAGGCGGAATCTTCAGCATCATCTTCAACATTGTTCTGGGCTTCTGATGAGTCAAATTACTGAATATGTGAAGTATTTGTCCGAGTCTCATGATACTGGAAAGCCACTGCATGGTAATAAAGGCCCCAAG GTTCTTGGTGATATGGTGGAAAGTATTGCAGGTGCCATACTGATTGACACAAAGCTTAATCTAGACGAAGTGTGGAAAATATATAAGCCACTTCTGACTCCATTTGTGACCCCTGATAAACTTGAGCTTCCACCGCTGCGAGAACTAATTGAATTATGTGATTCTCTTGGGTATTTCATCAAAGATAAATGTACTAGGAAGGGGGAAACTTTTCATGCAGAACTTAGATTACAGTTGCAAGATGCCCTATTGATAGGTGAAGGATATGAACGAACTAGAAAAGCTTCCAGAGGGGAAGCTGCTCATCGCTTGTTAGTTCAACTTGAG ACTAGAGGAATTTCTTACTCTCGTTCTGCCTCTaagaagagaaaacaaaatccTAGTCACGATG AGGCTGCTATGGTTCTTCCTTCATCTGTCAACTGTTCTACAGAAGCCTGTGATCCCAACGTGGAGACCCCTG TTATTGGACCGATCAACTTAAAGAAAGGAGGACCACGGAGTACTCTGTTTGAACTATGCAAGAAACTGCAGTGGCCAATGCCAACTTTCAATACGGTAGAAAATAAATCAAG GGTCCAAATCGAATTTGGCGAAGGcttagagaaaagaaaagggtttAACAGTTTTTTGTCAAATATTACTTTGCAAATACCAAATGCTGGCTATGTTGAATGTGAAGGTGAAGCTCGAGCTGATAAGAAGAGCTCGTTTGACTCGGCGTCTCTTGTCATGCTTCAGGAACTTCAACAACAAGGACGAGTCATTATTAACGACTCATGA